The nucleotide sequence GCGATCGACATACTGCCAATATTTAATCGATTTCTCGAGCGAAACTTCTTTAGCATAAGGAATATTGTAGGAGATACCTCCCCCTTCATAAGCGGTGAACCCTCCCGCCAAAGTGATCTCAGCCAAAAGCCGGGCATCCGGAGTGCCATGCCGAACCTGAACCGGCACCTTGAGATGTTCAATCAACTGGCGGCAGGCAGATACCCCATGATTAACTGCCGGGAAACCATTGAGCATGGAACGTCCCACCAGGCGGCTCTCATCAATTCCGGTCTGAGCCTCCGCATAACGGTTTTGCCGGGTATAGGAATCGATGGTGGTCGGGAGAAAATCCGCCTCTCCTTCCTCCTCTAAAAAGCGCAGGAGCTCCAAATGCTCATTGAGAAGAGCGACTCCGGCCCGGGGCTGAGCAAAGGTGATTCCCCCGGCTTTACCCTCTGCCAGCTTATAGCCAAAGTTCTTGCTTCTGGGCAGGTTTTTATGATAAGCCACTGCTTCCTCGAAATCCACGTCCCTCCCAGTGGCCCATTGGTTCAGCACCTCTTGACGCTGGCGAGCGAACTCTTCCGGCTCCATCATCCGATTCGTTAGATCCACTGATCTGACCTCCTTAGATCTTTACACAGTATTTCTTCAGCAAACGCAGGGCAACAAGGGGATTAACCTCCCGCAACAGTCCCATGGAGGCCAAAATATAGTCTTGATCCAAATAGAAATCCGGGTTTTGAGGCTTAAGAAAAGTAGGTTCTGCGGCATTGAAAAGGGCGCCGCGCAAAACTGCCAAGGGTTCTGAATGATGCAAAAGGACTCCGCCGGTTCCCACTACCACCGGTAATTGAGTTAAGTCCTTGCCTTGCTGGGCATAGGTGACACCAAAAGGAGTATAGACTACCTCAAGGGTTCCTACATGGCGCTTCATAGAGAGCTCTACAGCCATCCTGCCCATAGCCGTATCAAAAGTGGCTTCCCGTTCATTCTGGGGAACCCGCCAGGGATCGGCCTGAAAAAGGCCCAACTGCTCCTCTATCTCCTCGTCCCGCCAGCCCAAAAGCTGATGCAAGCGTTTTCCTGAGGCAGCGACCAGAGCTTCCGCGCTATAGCGCATCCCCAGATCTCCTTCCACCGTGCGCTTGGCATAGGGCTCCGGCAGCCCCTTCAGCATCACTCCCGGCTTGCTGGGATCCCCGACGGCAATGGAATGAATATCCGTCGTGGCCCCTCCCACGTCAATAATTAAAAGCTCACCCAAGCCTTTTTCATCACCATAGCCCTGAGACAATAGCTCTGCAGCAGAAAGGACAGCCGCCGGAGTGGGCATCATCACCCGTTCAATAAAGATCTCCGCCTTATCCAGCCCCTTGGCCTGGACAATCTGCTCCAGAAAAATTCCCCGGATAGCACCCCGTGCCGACTCCACTTCCAGCACATTAAGCTCCGGCATGACATTTCCCGCCACCACGACCGGATCGTGTTTACAACGCACTATCTCCGCCGCCCGGGAAGAAACAACCTTATTTCCCGCCACCACCACAGGCAGCGAGAAGGGCAGCTCCAGGATCTTTTCCGCGTTCTTTAAGAGAATCTCTTTATTGCCGCCATCCGTGCCTCCCGCTAAGAGAAGAATATCCGGTTGAGCCTGGGCTATTCTTTCAATATCATCAGAAGTCAATTCATAGCTGAAAACTTCCAACACCCGGGCGCCTGCTCCCAGGGCCGCCCGGCGGGCGGCTTCAGCAGTCAATTCCTTGACAAGTCCGCTGGCCATCATCCTCAATCCCCCTGCAGCACTGCTGCAGGCCAGCTTCCGGACAAAATTCCAGCCCCCCGGGGGTTCGGGAATCTGAGCCAAGGCATGGCTAAGTCCTTCCATAATATTGCTTGCAATGGTTGTCCCAGCGGCCGCCGTCCCGATAATCTCTTCCCGCTCCAGGTCCACGATGGTTACTTTGGTGTAGGTGCTGCCAAAATCGATGAGAAGGATTTCCTGCACCCTTCATCCCCCCTATAGCTCCAAATCCTTGCGCAGATCTTCAATGGCCACCTCAGGCATGGTTCCGGGGGGATATACCCGATTGAACCCCATCGCTAAAAAGCGCTTTTCAACCTCACTGAATTCCTGCTTCCCTACGACGAGATTCCCTCCCACATAGAGCAGAATATCTCCGATCCCTGACTCCTGGCACTTTTCCCGGAGTCCCCGACAATCCAGCTCTCCGTGTCCATAAAGGGAGGACACCATAATCACCGAGGCAGCCGTCTCAATAGCCGCCCGGATAAACTCTTCCTGGGATGCCAGAACCCCTATATTGATCACCTTAAAACCTGCCTGAGTGAACGCATAATCCAGGATGCGATTCCCCACAGCATGAACATCCGCTCCAATAACCCCCAGCACCAAGGTTTTCCGTTCCACTTACCATCCCTCCTCCGGATAGCTCATCGGTCTATCGATTCCAGTTCACCTGGTTTACATCGTGAATCTGACCAGGAAGTAAAGTATTCCCTACCCGCTCAAACAGTACCGGGTCCCCGCTGACAAAAAAACGGTGATGGCCGGGGGCCTTATGGGTCTCTCGTCCACTTTCCCGGTTACACTCCAACTGTTTAAGAACTTCCTTCAACTCCTCCGTCATAGCCTGAGCCGGATCCACTAAAATTATTTCTTCCCCGAGGATTTCCTGGATAACGGGTGCCAGGAAAGGGTAATGGGTACAACCGAGAATCAACGCATCAACCTGTGCCTCCTGAATAGGGGCCAGATAAGTACGGGCGATCCCTCTGGCCTCCGGTGAATGGAAAAGCCCCGCTTCCACCAAGGGGACGAAAAGAGGGCAAGCCTGGGCCTTCACCAATTCAATGGCATGCCCGCCCTGTCGCTTGCTTAATATCCGCCTCACCGCGGAGGAATAGGCTTTGCTGCGCACCGTGGCTTCTGTGGCAATCAGCCCGATGTTCCCTGTCGCCGTTGCTTGAATCGCCGCCTTCGCCCCTGGTTCAATCGTTCCAATCAAAGGTAAATTGAATTGTTCCCTCAACACCGGCACCGCATTGGCCGAACTGGTATTGCAGGCCACCACAATAGCCTCTGCTCCCTGCTCAATTAAAAACGAGATAATTTCTTCTCCGAAATGAATCAGTTCTTCCCTGCTCCGATTTCCATAAGGTACACGAGCCGTATCTCCAAAGTAAATGATCTGAACATCCGGAAGCTGGGTCACTATCTCCTTCATGACCGTCAAACCGCCTACTCCCGAATCAAACATCCCAATCACATGCTGAGCCAATTTAATTCCTCCCCTTGGTCCCGCTTCAATTATCAACTTAACTTCCATATATATGCTACTCTCTTTTCATCCAAAAAACCACAGAATCAAGAAAACTTTAGCCAAACAAAAAACGAGGAATAGCTCCTCGCTTTCACTTCATTTATGCAATTAACTTGACGAATTCTTCGACTAAGTCGGGATGGAATTGCTTGCCGCCCTCATGCTGCAAAATCCTTTTGGCCTGTTCCTCCGACATGGCACTGCGATAAGGACGATCCGATGTCATAGCATCATAAGCATCGGCGATGGAAACAATTTGAGCCAGAAAAGGGATCTGCCTGCCGCTTATGCCCGCCGGATATCCGCAGCCATCAAACCGTTCATGATGATTGAGGATAATTTCAGCCACACGCAGCCAGTCAAGATTCCTTCCGGCATTATCTAAGATCATCTCAGCACCCCAAAGAGGATGGCATTGGATCACCTTAAATTCCTCCTGGGTTAAGGAAGCCGGCTTCCCAAGAATTTCATCGGGAACTTTAATCTTACCTAAATCATGAAGGGGGGCAGCAATACTTAATACTGCTAATTCATCGGCGGCCAGAGCGATGTTTTTACCAAGAAATATTGCATACTCAGCAGATTTACTGCAATGGCTGCAGGTTAAAGGATCCTTCTTCTCAATCCATTCAATATACTTGATGATGTCCCAGCTCGTCATGCTGATTTCCTCCGTATGTCCCATGATGCTTTTAAGTGAATGGGTTGGTTTCATCCAAAGCTACATGAGTCGGAGTATTCGACACCTCGTCATAAAAAACCTTTATGAGGGACTTAAAATTAACTTTTTCTTTATATTTCGAATGGCTTCCAGCTCTACGGGATAGGTCTTATCCGTTCTCTCCACCCGGTCAATCAAGTGTTTAAGGCTTTCGAGGATGAGCCGGTGCTCATCAGCTGTATAGCCCGCTAAGACTTCTTCCAGGAAACGATAGCGCTCGTTCATAATCACTTCAGCCATCTTTTTCCCTTTAGTAAGCAAATGCATCCTGACAATGCGGCGATCCTTAGAATCACGAATCCTTTCTACCAAGCCATCCCGTTCCAAACGATCGGCCAAATCCGTGGCGGTACTGCAGGCAGTAAACAAATGCTTCCCCAAATCTCCCATGGTCAATGGCCCAAACTCATAAAGAGCCAGCAACGTATTGAATTGAGGATTTGAAATGCCCATCTCCGCCAGCAGGGCTTGCCCCCTGCGATAGATGACGGTATTCGAACGGCGTATGGCCTCCTCAAGTTCTCTACTTAACTCCTCATTAACTTCCATTCCTCTACCCCCTCTAAGTAGAAAATTTTTATAATTTTCAATCTTTTTATTTTTTCTATTCTAGCATAAATTGGAGAAAAAAAACATGCTTAAAAATCTTTTTTATGAAATTTTGCACTTTTACCAACTTAAAAAATCAATGGCCTACATAGAATCATCCAGGCCAATGAAAGCCTGGATGATTAAAATATTTTCACTTAGCTCTATCCAAAATGGAGAATTTATATTATAATATTTTTCAAACTTAATGATGAGCTTTTTCTTTTTATCCTTACAATGAAACAAGGTTTCACGTATTGAAACATTCACAAGTCACTAGCTGGCCGATAGCTGAGAAGAGAAAATATTGAGCCCACTGGGAGAGTCCATTGTATTGGTATTGGTATTCGTATTGGAGGGGAGTGCAGGAGATACTATGCTGTTGCCGCCTCCCGAGAGGGTTCCTCCGCCTTTGACCAACCCTTCCCGATAGGATAATCGGGTCACATCAAGGCTGCCCAATTGGGTCAAAGGTTTGCCTTCTACCCTAAAGGTGACCTCCCGAACGGTGGGAAATTGAGTGAGAGTATTCACTAGGCCATACACTGCAACTTCCTGGTTGACGTTGCCATGCATTTGAGTGAATTCCCGACTCAGATCAACAATAGCCACTTCATCTTTTATTGCAATATCCAGCAGGGTTGTGGCGGGATCCACTGCCGCCTGGGCCTCCCCCTGAACTGCAGGCCCCATTAGCCATTGAGTTACCGTCTCGCGGGCCAGACTTAAGGTTTTCGGGATATTCCGTTCCTCTTTGATAAGCTGCTTGCCCGTTGAATCAGGAAAATAAAGGCCGATCATTTTACCATCCCCAAGATTGCTGGTGGCCGGGACATTCACTTCTTCATTGGCACTGCCTATCCAATCTGCAAAAGAAGAAGGTTCACTGTCTTCTTTCACCAGAGTTTGCAGTGTTCCACACCCTACAAGAAAGGTCGCTATTAAAAGCACTCCTAAGTAAAATAAGTATTTTTTCATGCTTTTTCCTCCTATCCAACTTCATGGATCTCTGTCGCACCGGATATCGGCTTCTTCTATTTAATGCTATGCTTTGTCCGGAGAAATAGTACAGGTCCTCCAGGAAATCCTCATTTTAATTTTTTCACATTGAAAAGAAGGAATCTTAGAATATTATCAGAATAGTATGAAAAAAGAATCAGTTTTTCAGTCCACCGCAGAAAGGAGTGGGACTCTTGAAGTTACGTGCATTACTTGTCGACGATGAATCCCCCGCCCGCAAAGAGCTCCGCTATTTACTCCAAGACTATACGGATCTTCAGGTTATCGGAGAAGCTGCCAACGCCATCGAGGCCTTAGAACTGATCAATAACCTGGAGTATTCGGTAGTTTTTCTGGATATTGATATGCCTGGACTTAAAGGAATCGACCTTGCTCGACAACTCAAAGAGAAAGAGAGTTCCCCAGCCATCATCTTTATCACAGCCCATGAAGAATTTGCCGTAGATGCCTTCTGTGTAAACGCCCTGGACTATCTATTAAAGCCCATTAACCCCAAACGCCTTGATCAAGCCATCAAAAAACTTTTCATTCAACATGGAGCCGGCAACCCGGCTGCCTCACCCTCTTTATCCGAACCTGACGAACCCGCCACCGACACCCCCCTCCCCAAACAACCTCCGGAGAATAACACCATCCGCCCTCTGGAAGTCATCCCGGTAGAGCAACGGGGCAAAACCATTCTTCTCCGCCCTGAAGAAATTGTTTATATCTATACGGATAAAGACAATGTCTTTGCCAAAACTCAAAAAGAATCTTACCTCACCCGCTTTACCCTGAGAGAATTAGAAGCCCGCCTGAATCCGAATCTCTTTTTCCGCACCCACCGCTGTTACCTGGTCAATATTAAACGCATGCGCGAGCTCATCCCCTATTTCAACGGCACCTATTCCATCGTAGTGGATGACCATGAGCGCAGCGAAGTCCCTGTCAGCCGTACCCAATCCCGCAAACTCAAAGAAATTCTCGGTCTTTAGCAAATTATCGGATCTGTCCTTCTGATTCTTTCCTGCCAGAAAGAGGGCTAACTACGCAGATAAG is from Desulfitobacterium chlororespirans DSM 11544 and encodes:
- the glmL gene encoding methylaspartate mutase accessory protein GlmL — protein: MQEILLIDFGSTYTKVTIVDLEREEIIGTAAAGTTIASNIMEGLSHALAQIPEPPGGWNFVRKLACSSAAGGLRMMASGLVKELTAEAARRAALGAGARVLEVFSYELTSDDIERIAQAQPDILLLAGGTDGGNKEILLKNAEKILELPFSLPVVVAGNKVVSSRAAEIVRCKHDPVVVAGNVMPELNVLEVESARGAIRGIFLEQIVQAKGLDKAEIFIERVMMPTPAAVLSAAELLSQGYGDEKGLGELLIIDVGGATTDIHSIAVGDPSKPGVMLKGLPEPYAKRTVEGDLGMRYSAEALVAASGKRLHQLLGWRDEEIEEQLGLFQADPWRVPQNEREATFDTAMGRMAVELSMKRHVGTLEVVYTPFGVTYAQQGKDLTQLPVVVGTGGVLLHHSEPLAVLRGALFNAAEPTFLKPQNPDFYLDQDYILASMGLLREVNPLVALRLLKKYCVKI
- the glmS gene encoding methylaspartate mutase subunit S, which encodes MERKTLVLGVIGADVHAVGNRILDYAFTQAGFKVINIGVLASQEEFIRAAIETAASVIMVSSLYGHGELDCRGLREKCQESGIGDILLYVGGNLVVGKQEFSEVEKRFLAMGFNRVYPPGTMPEVAIEDLRKDLEL
- the murI gene encoding glutamate racemase, encoding MEVKLIIEAGPRGGIKLAQHVIGMFDSGVGGLTVMKEIVTQLPDVQIIYFGDTARVPYGNRSREELIHFGEEIISFLIEQGAEAIVVACNTSSANAVPVLREQFNLPLIGTIEPGAKAAIQATATGNIGLIATEATVRSKAYSSAVRRILSKRQGGHAIELVKAQACPLFVPLVEAGLFHSPEARGIARTYLAPIQEAQVDALILGCTHYPFLAPVIQEILGEEIILVDPAQAMTEELKEVLKQLECNRESGRETHKAPGHHRFFVSGDPVLFERVGNTLLPGQIHDVNQVNWNR
- a CDS encoding HD-GYP domain-containing protein, which gives rise to MTSWDIIKYIEWIEKKDPLTCSHCSKSAEYAIFLGKNIALAADELAVLSIAAPLHDLGKIKVPDEILGKPASLTQEEFKVIQCHPLWGAEMILDNAGRNLDWLRVAEIILNHHERFDGCGYPAGISGRQIPFLAQIVSIADAYDAMTSDRPYRSAMSEEQAKRILQHEGGKQFHPDLVEEFVKLIA
- a CDS encoding MarR family winged helix-turn-helix transcriptional regulator, with translation MEVNEELSRELEEAIRRSNTVIYRRGQALLAEMGISNPQFNTLLALYEFGPLTMGDLGKHLFTACSTATDLADRLERDGLVERIRDSKDRRIVRMHLLTKGKKMAEVIMNERYRFLEEVLAGYTADEHRLILESLKHLIDRVERTDKTYPVELEAIRNIKKKLILSPS
- a CDS encoding GerMN domain-containing protein, producing MKKYLFYLGVLLIATFLVGCGTLQTLVKEDSEPSSFADWIGSANEEVNVPATSNLGDGKMIGLYFPDSTGKQLIKEERNIPKTLSLARETVTQWLMGPAVQGEAQAAVDPATTLLDIAIKDEVAIVDLSREFTQMHGNVNQEVAVYGLVNTLTQFPTVREVTFRVEGKPLTQLGSLDVTRLSYREGLVKGGGTLSGGGNSIVSPALPSNTNTNTNTMDSPSGLNIFSSQLSAS
- a CDS encoding LytR/AlgR family response regulator transcription factor; its protein translation is MKLRALLVDDESPARKELRYLLQDYTDLQVIGEAANAIEALELINNLEYSVVFLDIDMPGLKGIDLARQLKEKESSPAIIFITAHEEFAVDAFCVNALDYLLKPINPKRLDQAIKKLFIQHGAGNPAASPSLSEPDEPATDTPLPKQPPENNTIRPLEVIPVEQRGKTILLRPEEIVYIYTDKDNVFAKTQKESYLTRFTLRELEARLNPNLFFRTHRCYLVNIKRMRELIPYFNGTYSIVVDDHERSEVPVSRTQSRKLKEILGL